GGGCGTGGGCCACCAGCACGTCGACTTCGTCTACTACGGCCGCGCGGACGAACGCGACCTCGCTCCCGACGACGGGGAGCAGTCCGCAGAGGCGTGGGAGTGGGTTCCGTCGGAGCAACTGGACGAGAAGCGGTTCGACGCCGACGTGACGCGGCTGGGACGCGAGGCGATCTCCTACTGGAGTAGCGACTCGACGTAGCGCGTGACGTGGTCGTCCATCCGGCGCTTGAACCCCGCCTGCCGGGCGAGTCGGTCGAGTTCGCGCGCGATCAGGCTGCCGTACTGGACCGCCTTCTTCTCCCTCTCCGCGATTTCGCGGGGAACGAACTCGCGGGCCGCCCGCCGAAACGCCCGTTTTCGCTCCCCGCCGGCCGCGAGCAACGGTCCGTCGAGACGGAGCGCCGACCGCACCACCCGGTCGTCCAGAAGGGGCGCGACCGGTTCGGCCCCGGCGGCGCGGATCGCCAGCACGTCGCGTTCGAGTTGGTCGGGCAGCGAGGCGATCACCTCGCGGGTCGCGCCCCGGACCGTCTCCGCGTCGACGCGGTGGTCGGTCCTGAGGACCTTCTCGTAGCCCCCGAACAGTTCGTCCGCCCCCTGTCCGACCGCGAGTCGGTCGTAGCCGTCGGCGACCGCCCGTTCGGCGACGAGAAAGAGCGACAGCGCGATCCCGACGTCCATCGCGTTGGTCCGGCCCGTCGCGCGCGCCACGGCCGGGACCGCCCGCTCGATGTCGGCGTGGGTACACTCGATTTCCGTGAGAGGGCGCCCCATCGCGCGGGCGCCCTCGCGGGCCGCATCGAGGTCGTGACTGCCCTC
The DNA window shown above is from Halalkalicoccus sp. NIPERK01 and carries:
- a CDS encoding asparagine synthase C-terminal domain-containing protein, giving the protein MIHGADPALVERAIADREPLPGTRGFAGERSDERLVRDVLGRYPLFVERSGEGWAFSPTALDEPVSFPAGSVGDERVWTLPDPPVFETEREAVERVTAALEESLAIDPEGVAIAFSGGVDSAVVASRLDAPLYVVGFEGSHDLDAAREGARAMGRPLTEIECTHADIERAVPAVARATGRTNAMDVGIALSLFLVAERAVADGYDRLAVGQGADELFGGYEKVLRTDHRVDAETVRGATREVIASLPDQLERDVLAIRAAGAEPVAPLLDDRVVRSALRLDGPLLAAGGERKRAFRRAAREFVPREIAEREKKAVQYGSLIARELDRLARQAGFKRRMDDHVTRYVESLLQ